Proteins encoded within one genomic window of Haloplanus vescus:
- a CDS encoding phosphoribosylaminoimidazolesuccinocarboxamide synthase has translation MTSVKEFRVEREPTATTTGRGRFAFTDDYSVFDWGQMPDQIPDKGRSLCTMGAFNFELLEDEGVPTHYRGVGPDAVPLAEADDAPRELAIDLVQVPDLPFEDGTYDYDAYHAAAGDNYLIPLEIVFRNTVPVGSSLRSRGDPSDYGVDYDSWPDETVQLPEPVVEFSTKYEEQDRYLDRAAADRIAGAADIDALDDLARTVNRVVTEQASRTGFVHEDGKIECLYDDGTIAVADVVGTFDENRFAYDRQEVSKEVVRQYYKRAHPEWVEAVSEAKAEADERGVADWRELCSVSPDPLPSSVVDAVAEMYAAGANAYTAEAWFDAPRIDDAVDAVRNL, from the coding sequence ATGACGAGCGTCAAGGAGTTCCGCGTCGAACGGGAACCGACGGCGACGACGACCGGACGCGGACGCTTTGCCTTCACCGACGACTACTCCGTCTTCGACTGGGGGCAGATGCCCGACCAGATTCCGGACAAGGGGCGGAGCCTCTGTACGATGGGCGCGTTCAACTTCGAACTGCTGGAAGACGAAGGCGTCCCCACCCACTACCGCGGCGTGGGACCGGACGCCGTCCCGCTTGCGGAGGCCGACGACGCGCCGCGCGAACTCGCCATCGACCTCGTGCAGGTGCCGGACCTCCCCTTCGAGGACGGTACCTACGACTACGACGCCTACCACGCGGCGGCGGGGGACAACTACCTGATTCCGCTCGAAATCGTCTTCCGAAACACGGTCCCGGTCGGGTCGAGTCTCCGGTCCCGGGGCGACCCGTCCGACTACGGCGTGGACTACGACTCGTGGCCCGACGAGACCGTTCAGCTTCCCGAACCGGTCGTCGAGTTCTCGACGAAGTACGAGGAGCAGGACCGCTATCTCGACCGCGCGGCGGCCGACCGTATCGCCGGCGCCGCCGATATCGACGCGCTTGACGACCTGGCGCGGACGGTGAACCGCGTCGTCACCGAACAGGCGAGTAGAACGGGCTTCGTCCACGAGGACGGCAAGATAGAGTGCCTGTACGACGACGGAACGATAGCCGTCGCGGACGTGGTCGGCACCTTCGACGAGAACCGCTTCGCCTACGACCGGCAGGAGGTGTCCAAGGAAGTGGTGCGCCAGTACTACAAGCGCGCCCACCCCGAGTGGGTGGAGGCGGTGAGCGAGGCGAAAGCGGAAGCGGACGAGCGAGGCGTGGCCGACTGGCGCGAGCTGTGTTCGGTGTCGCCCGACCCCCTCCCGTCGTCGGTCGTCGACGCCGTCGCGGAGATGTACGCGGCGGGCGCGAACGCCTACACCGCCGAGGCGTGGTTCGACGCGCCGCGCATCGACGACGCCGTGGACGCGGTCCGGAATCTGTAA
- a CDS encoding TFIIB-type zinc ribbon-containing protein, with protein sequence MDCPQCGGTLDTYALSDSEASVCEDCGYVGIAAEHRGDPRAVESWDDALRRFYRAHGRDGAPSVDLHPPLSRPTNEPSESWDDALRRFYARQADGDASEKSGDTDEVADDTGTEETDDEAASDDSVETEADASQ encoded by the coding sequence ATGGACTGTCCGCAGTGTGGCGGCACGCTCGACACCTACGCCCTGAGTGATAGCGAGGCGTCCGTCTGTGAGGACTGCGGCTACGTCGGCATCGCGGCAGAGCACCGCGGCGACCCCCGCGCGGTCGAGTCCTGGGACGACGCCCTCCGCCGATTCTATCGCGCACACGGCCGCGACGGTGCGCCGAGCGTCGACCTCCACCCGCCGCTCTCTCGCCCGACGAACGAGCCCTCCGAATCGTGGGACGACGCCCTCCGACGGTTCTACGCGCGACAGGCGGACGGGGACGCGTCCGAAAAAAGCGGGGACACCGACGAGGTGGCCGACGACACCGGCACCGAGGAAACTGACGACGAGGCAGCGTCGGACGACAGCGTCGAGACGGAAGCCGACGCGAGCCAGTAG
- a CDS encoding disk-shape morphogenesis protein volactin produces the protein MAKGLDVGTMNLISAQQEGAETVFVQQRNSFVEIEYSDMAEQMLSRSDVLHIRKDDKVYVVGDDALNFANIFNEETRRPMQHGILSSEESSAIPMIKLITEQVVGQPNHPGERLYFSSPADPIDSDLSTLYHEKTLESMLGDMGYETEPINEGMAVIYSELANHNFTGLGVSFGAGMTNVCLSYYAVPVMKFSIARGGDWIDEQAAQATGTPVDKVTSIKEDDFELDFRTDVGGVEGALAIYYENLLDYVIENIAREVDEEDVEEDLDVPVVVTGGTSSPRGFEKLFEDHLRDASIPFSISEVQSVDEPLYSVARGALVAARSDEEQEEQDGEGRQAQESSAEN, from the coding sequence ATGGCAAAAGGCCTAGACGTCGGCACCATGAACCTCATCTCGGCACAGCAGGAGGGCGCAGAGACGGTATTCGTCCAGCAGCGCAACTCCTTCGTCGAAATCGAGTACTCCGACATGGCAGAGCAGATGCTGTCGCGGAGTGACGTCCTCCACATTCGGAAAGACGACAAGGTGTACGTCGTCGGCGACGACGCCCTCAACTTCGCGAACATCTTCAACGAGGAGACGCGCCGCCCGATGCAACACGGCATCCTCTCCTCCGAGGAGTCGTCCGCGATTCCGATGATCAAGCTCATCACGGAGCAGGTGGTCGGCCAGCCGAACCACCCCGGAGAACGCCTGTACTTCTCCAGTCCGGCGGACCCCATCGACTCCGACCTCTCGACGCTGTATCACGAGAAGACGCTGGAGTCGATGCTCGGTGACATGGGCTACGAGACCGAACCCATCAACGAGGGGATGGCGGTCATCTACTCCGAACTCGCCAACCACAACTTCACGGGACTCGGCGTCTCCTTCGGCGCGGGCATGACCAACGTCTGCCTGTCGTACTACGCCGTCCCCGTCATGAAGTTCTCCATCGCCCGCGGTGGCGACTGGATCGACGAACAGGCCGCGCAGGCGACGGGCACGCCCGTCGACAAGGTCACCTCCATCAAGGAGGACGACTTCGAACTCGACTTCCGCACCGACGTGGGCGGCGTCGAGGGTGCGCTGGCCATCTACTACGAGAACCTGCTTGACTACGTCATCGAGAACATCGCCCGCGAAGTCGACGAGGAGGACGTGGAGGAGGACCTGGACGTGCCCGTCGTCGTCACCGGCGGCACCTCCAGCCCCCGCGGCTTCGAGAAACTGTTCGAGGACCACCTCCGCGACGCCTCGATTCCGTTCTCCATCAGCGAGGTCCAGAGCGTCGACGAACCGCTCTACAGCGTCGCCCGCGGTGCGCTGGTCGCGGCCCGCTCCGACGAAGAACAGGAAGAGCAAGACGGCGAGGGCCGTCAGGCGCAGGAATCGAGCGCGGAGAACTGA
- the fer gene encoding ferredoxin Fer encodes MDAPFEVLGVAPDADDAAVDQAYRRRVMETHPDQGGSTRAFQRVKRAYETIQAMRDGETDAPDAGTDDTHYAQSRVEYLNYEVVDDRGWSLTDDGLFDRAAAADLDPTDYGAFLVEPGETLLEAAENRGFAWPYACRGGACANCAVAVVEGEMTVQIDHVLSRELTERGIHLSCLGAPSTAEMRVVYNVKHMPELDDLRLPPYRFERTQSVD; translated from the coding sequence GTGGACGCCCCGTTCGAGGTGTTGGGAGTGGCGCCGGACGCGGACGACGCGGCGGTCGACCAGGCGTACCGCCGTCGTGTGATGGAGACCCACCCCGACCAGGGTGGCTCGACCCGCGCGTTCCAGCGAGTCAAGCGGGCCTACGAGACGATTCAGGCCATGCGCGACGGCGAGACGGACGCTCCGGACGCCGGTACCGACGACACACACTACGCCCAGTCCCGCGTCGAGTATCTGAACTACGAGGTGGTCGACGACCGCGGGTGGTCGCTCACCGATGACGGCCTCTTCGACCGTGCGGCGGCGGCCGACCTCGACCCCACCGACTACGGTGCGTTTCTGGTCGAACCGGGCGAGACGCTCCTCGAAGCCGCGGAAAATCGTGGATTCGCGTGGCCCTACGCGTGTCGCGGTGGGGCGTGCGCGAACTGCGCCGTCGCCGTCGTCGAGGGCGAGATGACGGTTCAAATCGACCACGTCCTCTCCCGCGAGCTGACCGAGCGCGGCATCCACCTGTCCTGTCTCGGCGCGCCCTCGACTGCCGAGATGCGCGTCGTCTACAACGTCAAGCACATGCCGGAGCTCGACGACCTTCGCCTCCCGCCGTATCGGTTCGAACGGACGCAGTCCGTGGATTAG
- the purS gene encoding phosphoribosylformylglycinamidine synthase subunit PurS — translation MTAYTATVTVRLKRGVLDPEAETTQRSLERLGFDLEDLRSADRFEIDVDAESADDAAERADEMAERLLANPTIHDYEVEVTER, via the coding sequence ATGACGGCATACACCGCGACGGTGACGGTGCGACTCAAGCGGGGCGTCCTCGACCCGGAAGCGGAGACGACCCAACGCTCGCTCGAACGACTCGGGTTCGACCTCGAGGACCTGCGGTCGGCGGACCGCTTCGAAATCGACGTCGACGCGGAATCCGCCGACGACGCGGCCGAACGCGCCGACGAGATGGCGGAACGACTGCTCGCGAACCCGACTATTCACGACTACGAGGTCGAGGTCACGGAGCGATGA
- a CDS encoding arylsulfotransferase family protein, whose amino-acid sequence MSSRLGTGDALVVLGCLCFLTTAVAGAALSPTAPAGATASDEARTTLVGVQGVGSYHDGGSVRLLDGGEEQWRTSTDGVYFDVTRLDNGSVLAGFMADGYQNCGPYSSPCFRTGFRIIDPDPSPEVTYEWSFPVRNRVASEVHDVEPLPDGGFVVADMEHERIVVVEDGEVTWQWNASTRYDPPADPTTTDWLHINDVDRIGDGRFLVSVRNANQLLVLQRGEGVVEVINADHDDASDDDGLVGDPNVLYHQHNPQWLGDGAVLVADSENHRVVELHRTDDGSWEPVWVLRGAAGQRFDWPRDADRLPNGNTLITDTRNARLVEINASGTVVWEHQFDYRTLPYEADRLPTGEPVGAPTYGDAGTMTAAGSQIPVLTPLLRLLSAAVRLPLWVGEIHLFLTLVSIAFVGSGLVVRWRE is encoded by the coding sequence ATGTCCTCCCGGCTCGGAACCGGCGACGCGCTCGTCGTCCTCGGCTGTCTCTGCTTTCTCACTACCGCCGTCGCCGGCGCGGCCCTGTCCCCGACCGCTCCGGCCGGCGCCACGGCGTCCGACGAGGCACGAACCACTCTCGTCGGCGTCCAGGGCGTCGGCAGCTACCACGACGGCGGCTCCGTTCGCCTCCTCGACGGCGGCGAGGAACAGTGGCGCACCTCGACCGACGGCGTCTACTTCGACGTGACCCGCCTCGACAACGGCTCGGTCCTCGCGGGCTTCATGGCCGACGGCTACCAGAACTGCGGTCCCTACTCCTCCCCCTGTTTCCGGACCGGCTTCCGAATCATCGACCCCGACCCCTCGCCCGAAGTGACTTACGAGTGGTCGTTCCCGGTCCGGAACCGCGTCGCGAGCGAAGTCCACGACGTCGAGCCCCTCCCCGACGGTGGGTTCGTCGTCGCGGACATGGAACACGAGCGAATCGTCGTCGTCGAGGACGGCGAGGTGACGTGGCAGTGGAACGCCAGCACGCGCTATGACCCGCCGGCGGACCCGACGACAACCGACTGGCTCCACATCAACGACGTTGACCGCATCGGTGACGGGCGCTTCCTCGTCTCCGTCCGCAACGCGAACCAGTTGCTCGTCCTCCAGCGCGGCGAGGGGGTCGTCGAGGTAATCAACGCCGACCACGACGACGCCTCGGACGACGACGGCCTCGTCGGCGACCCGAACGTCCTCTACCACCAGCACAACCCGCAGTGGCTCGGTGACGGCGCCGTCCTCGTCGCCGACAGCGAGAACCACCGCGTGGTCGAACTCCACCGCACCGACGACGGCAGTTGGGAACCCGTCTGGGTGCTTCGGGGCGCCGCAGGCCAGCGATTCGACTGGCCGCGCGACGCCGACCGCCTTCCCAACGGCAACACGCTCATCACCGACACGCGCAACGCCCGCCTCGTCGAAATCAACGCCTCTGGCACCGTCGTCTGGGAACACCAGTTCGACTACCGGACCCTGCCCTACGAGGCCGACCGCCTGCCGACCGGCGAACCCGTCGGCGCACCTACCTACGGTGACGCCGGGACGATGACCGCCGCGGGCAGTCAGATACCCGTGCTCACGCCGCTCCTTCGCCTCCTCAGCGCCGCTGTCCGCCTCCCTCTCTGGGTCGGTGAGATTCACCTCTTCCTGACGCTCGTCTCCATCGCCTTCGTCGGGTCGGGGCTCGTCGTCCGGTGGCGCGAGTAA
- the purQ gene encoding phosphoribosylformylglycinamidine synthase I, translating to MTVAVLQFGGSNCDRDSVRALSHLGIDAERVWYEDGLPADTTGVMLPGGFSYGDYLRAGAMAAQAPVLDDVREAAADGVPVLGVCNGAQIGCEAGLTPGAFTTNQSARFQCERVHVRVENADTPWTRAYDEGDILELPIAHGEGRFEAGDDTYDRLVDEDRIFLRYCDGDGAVTDAANPNGSRGNVAGVLGDHETVAVMMPHPERATLPDLDGTDGAGLLRGFDAVAATQ from the coding sequence ATGACCGTCGCGGTGCTTCAGTTCGGCGGGAGCAACTGCGACCGCGATTCGGTGCGCGCGCTCTCGCATCTCGGCATCGACGCCGAACGCGTCTGGTACGAGGACGGCCTGCCCGCCGACACGACGGGCGTGATGCTCCCCGGCGGCTTCTCCTACGGCGACTATCTCCGTGCGGGTGCGATGGCGGCGCAGGCGCCCGTCCTCGACGACGTCCGCGAGGCGGCCGCCGACGGCGTGCCCGTCCTCGGCGTCTGCAACGGCGCCCAGATCGGCTGTGAGGCGGGACTCACGCCCGGCGCCTTCACCACCAACCAGAGCGCGCGCTTCCAGTGTGAGCGCGTCCACGTCCGCGTCGAGAACGCCGACACGCCGTGGACGCGGGCCTACGACGAGGGCGACATCCTCGAACTCCCCATCGCCCACGGCGAGGGTCGGTTCGAGGCCGGCGACGACACCTACGACCGACTGGTCGACGAGGACCGAATCTTCCTCCGCTACTGCGACGGCGACGGCGCGGTGACCGACGCCGCGAACCCCAACGGCTCGCGGGGGAACGTCGCGGGCGTCCTCGGCGACCACGAGACGGTCGCGGTGATGATGCCCCACCCGGAGCGAGCGACGCTCCCGGACCTCGACGGGACGGACGGCGCGGGACTGCTCCGCGGGTTCGACGCCGTGGCGGCGACGCAGTAG
- a CDS encoding DUF7139 domain-containing protein, whose product MTDGTPDNVLFEWYERYIGDPETETDVYLGFALFFGGIALGAVGIAVFLLSAAVSGGGAPAWGIREVAMVAASAGFPILLLGMVVLLPGDRRMTYVSVGGLAICLVAIALFVATYPRHWNVARTPDYSAQGVAIYAVGLVAVVGATGAALVGHQVERATPGERAADVRATAETADETSGTPGESVSEEQVRRDIDEAMEDADLSWGGVNRKNTKRLELNTDTDVEVDREAFENAEATTVRSSGNDVDDALSNLRKLQGREQETDSSSGVDNQTAALTELRQQQEAEDIATDDEESFVDRAKGLFSR is encoded by the coding sequence ATGACCGACGGCACCCCTGATAACGTCCTCTTCGAGTGGTACGAACGGTACATCGGCGACCCGGAGACGGAGACGGACGTCTATCTCGGCTTCGCCCTCTTTTTCGGCGGTATCGCGCTCGGTGCGGTGGGTATCGCCGTGTTCCTGCTGTCGGCGGCCGTGAGCGGCGGCGGTGCGCCGGCGTGGGGAATCCGCGAGGTGGCGATGGTCGCCGCGAGCGCCGGGTTCCCGATTCTGTTGCTCGGGATGGTCGTCCTCCTGCCCGGCGACCGACGAATGACGTACGTCTCGGTGGGCGGACTGGCTATCTGTCTCGTCGCCATCGCCCTGTTCGTCGCCACCTACCCGCGGCACTGGAACGTGGCGCGAACCCCCGATTACAGCGCGCAGGGCGTCGCCATCTACGCCGTCGGGTTGGTGGCCGTCGTCGGCGCGACAGGGGCCGCGCTCGTCGGCCATCAGGTCGAACGCGCCACGCCGGGCGAGCGCGCGGCCGACGTGCGCGCCACGGCCGAGACTGCAGACGAGACGAGCGGCACCCCGGGCGAGAGCGTCTCGGAGGAGCAGGTTCGCCGCGATATCGACGAGGCGATGGAGGATGCCGACCTGTCGTGGGGTGGCGTCAACCGGAAGAACACCAAGCGCCTCGAACTCAACACCGACACCGACGTGGAAGTGGACCGGGAGGCGTTCGAGAACGCCGAGGCGACCACCGTGCGCTCGTCCGGGAACGACGTCGACGACGCGCTCTCGAACCTCCGAAAGCTGCAGGGTCGCGAACAGGAGACGGACTCCTCGTCGGGCGTCGACAACCAGACGGCGGCGCTGACCGAACTCCGCCAGCAACAGGAGGCAGAGGACATCGCGACCGACGACGAGGAGTCATTTGTCGACCGGGCGAAGGGACTGTTTTCGCGATAA
- a CDS encoding NUDIX hydrolase: MDDLSWETTDSAIDYTCPGFDVRRDEVTLPDGTDTDYHYVDETPAVVILPFTPDGDVVVIEEWRQAVGRVNRGLPAGSVEADDADLTVAARRELREETGYEAGELAHLCTVEPTNGIANSVHHHFVARNCTPTAETDLDFNESIRVDTADYDTLLAAAVDGDLRDGRAVLALSQFELRRAAGVEPSATR, from the coding sequence ATGGACGACCTGTCGTGGGAGACGACCGACTCGGCCATCGACTACACCTGTCCCGGTTTCGACGTCCGTCGCGACGAGGTGACCCTACCCGACGGCACCGACACCGACTACCACTACGTCGACGAGACACCCGCCGTCGTCATTCTCCCCTTCACCCCTGACGGCGACGTGGTCGTCATCGAGGAGTGGCGACAGGCCGTCGGGCGCGTCAATCGCGGCCTCCCCGCTGGCTCCGTCGAAGCCGACGACGCCGACCTGACCGTCGCCGCGCGGCGCGAACTCCGCGAGGAGACGGGCTACGAAGCCGGCGAACTCGCCCACCTCTGCACCGTCGAACCGACGAACGGCATCGCCAACTCCGTCCACCATCACTTCGTCGCGCGGAACTGCACGCCCACCGCCGAGACGGACCTCGATTTCAACGAAAGCATCCGCGTCGACACCGCCGACTACGACACTCTTCTCGCCGCTGCCGTCGACGGCGACTTGCGCGACGGGCGGGCGGTGCTCGCGCTCTCACAGTTCGAACTCCGCCGGGCGGCTGGCGTCGAGCCGTCGGCTACGCGGTGA
- a CDS encoding archaeosine biosynthesis radical SAM protein RaSEA, which translates to MSEPSPDVYEQGKGMDAHNQVMRDIRSRKDETYDPHEPTRVWLDEDNTPGGVYQSLTIILNTGGCRWARAGGCTMCGYVAESVEGGSVSHDALMDQIDACLAHERENADEPAELIKIYTSGSFLDEREVGAETRAAIADAFADRERIVVESLPDFVDREKLADFTERGLDTDVAVGLETATDRVRHDCVNKYFDFEDFVDATAEAEAAGAGVKAYLLMKPPFLTEAEAIEDMVESVRRCAEYCHTVSMNPCNVQRYTMVDELYFQGGYRPPWLWSVAEVLDRTADADAIVVSDPVGGGSERGPHNCGECDEQVERAIKDFSLRQDPSVFEQVSCDCEATWETVVETETGYAMPLAR; encoded by the coding sequence ATGAGCGAACCGAGCCCCGACGTCTACGAGCAGGGGAAGGGCATGGACGCCCACAATCAGGTGATGCGCGATATCCGGTCGCGCAAGGACGAGACGTACGACCCCCACGAGCCGACGCGGGTGTGGCTCGACGAGGACAACACGCCCGGCGGCGTCTACCAGTCGCTGACCATCATCCTCAACACCGGCGGCTGTCGCTGGGCGCGCGCCGGCGGCTGTACCATGTGTGGCTACGTCGCCGAATCCGTCGAGGGCGGCTCCGTCTCCCACGACGCGCTGATGGACCAGATAGACGCCTGTCTCGCCCACGAGCGCGAGAACGCCGACGAGCCGGCCGAACTCATCAAAATCTACACCTCCGGTTCTTTCCTCGACGAACGCGAAGTCGGCGCGGAGACGCGGGCCGCCATCGCTGACGCCTTCGCCGACCGCGAGCGCATCGTCGTCGAGTCCCTCCCCGACTTCGTCGACCGCGAGAAACTCGCCGACTTCACCGAGCGCGGCCTCGACACCGACGTGGCCGTCGGCCTCGAGACGGCGACCGACCGCGTGCGCCACGACTGCGTGAACAAGTACTTCGACTTCGAGGACTTCGTCGACGCGACGGCAGAAGCCGAGGCCGCGGGCGCCGGCGTCAAGGCATATCTCCTCATGAAGCCGCCCTTCCTCACCGAAGCCGAGGCCATCGAGGACATGGTAGAGTCGGTTCGCCGCTGTGCGGAGTACTGTCACACCGTCTCAATGAACCCCTGTAACGTCCAGCGGTACACGATGGTCGACGAACTCTACTTCCAAGGCGGCTACCGGCCGCCGTGGCTCTGGTCGGTCGCCGAGGTGCTGGACCGCACCGCCGACGCCGACGCCATCGTCGTCTCCGACCCCGTCGGCGGCGGGAGCGAACGCGGCCCGCACAACTGCGGCGAGTGCGACGAGCAGGTCGAACGCGCCATCAAGGACTTCAGCCTCCGACAGGACCCCTCGGTCTTCGAGCAGGTGTCCTGTGACTGCGAGGCGACGTGGGAGACGGTGGTCGAGACGGAGACTGGCTACGCGATGCCGCTCGCGCGGTAA
- a CDS encoding aldehyde ferredoxin oxidoreductase family protein: protein MTDLGGFKDHVAHVDLSEGDVTYQGIDDEDAKKYIGGRGLGVKYVFDAGPDVDPLGPDNRLVFMNGPLTGSQAVMSGRIAICTKSPLTGTVTDSHHGGWSGARLKWSGFDGLVFDGQADDPVYAVVEDGEVELRDASHIWGKGVHETREILEEEVDGSYGKNLSHMAIGPAGENEVRYSCVVNEDDRVSGRGGTGCVMGNKGLKAVVVKSGTKMPKPADSDTFGEGAREAMQVIQESDVTAPNEGALSMYGTNVLMNITEEMDAHPTKNGQYTSSFAMNEAEGTDIEAERISGENVRENILVDEPTCHSCPVACKKEVEVDYKHKGQDMNVQMESYEYESAWALGTNSANDDRDAIAVMIDRCNDMGIDTIDMGNIFAMAMEMTEKGKLDDLDDGIDWGDEEHMIDLIEEVGHRDGELADLLAEGVESIAESQDAHDCRLDVKGQTIAAYDPRAMKGMGIGYATSNRGACHLRGYTPAAEVLGIPEKVDPYEWEGKGELCATFQDLHAISDSFDICKFNAFAEGIEEYIKQYNGMTGRDLTEEELMTAGERVYNLERYFNNLAGFDGSDDSLPGRFVEGDEEAIPGQRGSEGELCELAEMKDEYYSHRGWEDGVVTDDTLERLDIDIGPGTGVSGSGGQAPADD from the coding sequence ATGACTGACTTAGGCGGTTTCAAAGATCACGTAGCGCACGTGGACCTCAGCGAGGGCGATGTCACATATCAGGGCATCGACGACGAGGACGCGAAGAAGTACATCGGGGGACGCGGCCTCGGTGTGAAGTACGTCTTCGACGCTGGTCCGGATGTCGACCCGCTGGGTCCCGACAACCGACTCGTGTTCATGAACGGTCCGCTCACCGGCTCGCAGGCCGTCATGAGCGGTCGAATCGCGATTTGTACGAAGTCCCCGCTCACGGGGACGGTGACGGACTCCCACCACGGTGGCTGGTCCGGCGCCCGACTCAAGTGGTCCGGCTTCGACGGCCTCGTCTTCGATGGCCAGGCGGACGACCCCGTCTACGCCGTCGTCGAAGACGGCGAGGTCGAGCTCCGTGACGCCTCCCACATCTGGGGCAAGGGCGTCCACGAGACCCGCGAAATCCTCGAGGAAGAGGTCGACGGGTCCTACGGCAAGAACCTCTCGCACATGGCCATCGGTCCGGCCGGCGAGAACGAAGTTCGTTACTCCTGTGTCGTCAACGAGGACGACCGCGTGTCGGGCCGCGGTGGCACCGGCTGCGTGATGGGCAACAAGGGCCTGAAGGCCGTCGTCGTGAAATCGGGGACGAAGATGCCCAAGCCCGCTGACTCCGACACGTTCGGCGAGGGCGCCCGCGAGGCCATGCAGGTCATCCAAGAGTCCGACGTCACCGCGCCCAACGAGGGCGCGCTGTCGATGTACGGTACGAACGTGCTCATGAACATCACGGAGGAGATGGACGCACACCCGACCAAGAACGGTCAGTACACGTCCTCCTTCGCGATGAACGAGGCAGAGGGCACGGACATCGAGGCAGAGCGCATCAGCGGCGAGAACGTTCGCGAGAACATCCTCGTCGACGAGCCGACCTGTCACTCCTGCCCCGTCGCTTGTAAGAAAGAGGTCGAAGTCGACTACAAGCACAAGGGCCAGGACATGAACGTCCAGATGGAGTCCTACGAGTACGAGAGTGCGTGGGCTCTGGGCACCAACTCGGCGAACGACGACCGAGACGCCATCGCGGTCATGATCGACCGCTGTAACGACATGGGCATCGACACCATCGACATGGGGAACATCTTCGCCATGGCGATGGAGATGACCGAGAAAGGCAAACTCGACGACCTGGACGACGGCATCGACTGGGGCGACGAGGAGCACATGATCGACCTCATCGAAGAGGTCGGTCACCGCGACGGCGAACTCGCTGACCTGCTCGCCGAAGGTGTCGAGAGCATCGCCGAATCGCAGGATGCTCACGACTGCCGTCTCGACGTCAAGGGCCAGACCATCGCCGCTTACGACCCCCGCGCGATGAAGGGGATGGGCATCGGCTACGCGACTTCGAACCGCGGTGCCTGCCACCTGCGCGGCTACACGCCGGCTGCCGAGGTTCTCGGCATCCCGGAGAAGGTCGACCCCTACGAGTGGGAGGGCAAGGGCGAGCTTTGCGCCACCTTCCAGGACCTGCACGCCATCTCGGACTCGTTCGACATCTGCAAGTTCAACGCGTTCGCAGAGGGCATCGAGGAGTACATCAAGCAGTACAACGGCATGACCGGCCGCGACCTCACCGAGGAAGAGCTCATGACGGCTGGTGAGCGCGTGTACAACCTCGAACGCTACTTCAACAACCTCGCCGGCTTCGACGGCTCGGACGACTCGCTCCCGGGTCGCTTCGTCGAGGGCGACGAGGAAGCCATCCCGGGCCAGCGCGGCTCCGAGGGTGAACTCTGCGAGCTCGCAGAGATGAAAGACGAGTACTACAGCCACCGTGGCTGGGAAGACGGCGTCGTCACCGACGACACGCTCGAACGCCTCGACATCGACATCGGTCCGGGCACGGGCGTCTCCGGCTCTGGCGGTCAGGCGCCGGCAGACGACTAA